The following DNA comes from Papaver somniferum cultivar HN1 chromosome 4, ASM357369v1, whole genome shotgun sequence.
gtcatggttttggttttgattcagCATTGCAAGAATATAAAGCTGTATTTGTTTATACCAATGAAGAGGAGGAGGGGGAGGAGTTTGTTTGCATGGTCATTGCATTGGGTGGAGATAACTCATGGAGAAAGATAGTTACTAGTAGTTCTAGAATCTCACCACCACCAGGTTGCTcttctccttttcctagtcgaaTGGTTACAAGAGCTTCGAGAATTAATATCGGTGGATCAACATCAGCCGCCCTTTGTGGGGGTGATCTTTTTCAGAGAATAACCACCAACACTAGTCATAATAACGAGTATAAGTGGAGGGAGATGTTACTCTCGTTCGATATCCATATCGAGAAGATTCACTTCATTCAGCTCCCAACTGAAACATGGACAAATATTGATCGTAAGCACCAATATATGAAAGTTGATCATCATCTCCTGCAGTTTCAAGGAGACCTTTGTGTTGCACGCACGGAGAAAATAATGTGGAGAAACAGTAGTGATAGTGATGACCAAAAACACAATCATCGGTGTAAAGATAGTATGAAGGGAAAAAGACATCGGTGTTGCGGTTTTAAGGTGGTTGTGTATATAATGAACGACAAGGTCAACCAAGTATGGACAAAGGGGAAAACTTTTGATTTGCCACTCAAAGATGTCTTACTTCCAGATCCTTTCTGTTGTTACTTTGACAATACCACTTTCGCTACATCACCTATACGGATGTTAAGTTATTCCGGTCAGGTGTTACTTTATTGGTTCGACGGATTCTATCTTATAATCCACAATTTTCAAATGAAACATCCTCCTAAGGTGGTATAACGCCTCAGCTCCCGTGATAAACGAACTCGTTATATTTTTGACACTAAGAAAAAAAGTGTAGTCAACTCCCCGGCAAGGAGTCATGTTTGTCTCCTTGGTGATGATAAGTTTTTCCCGTACATGCATTATCAGCTGCACGGACAAGTTGAGAACATCATCACCCTGAAAAATCTCATTCCCAAGGGAttaaaaacttgtacatttgtttgtGACAATGATTTTTCTACATGGGAAAAAATGTCTGCAGGTGTGTGGCCAATGAAGGAAGAGAATTAGTAAAAATATTATACTTTCTTTTAGTTAGCTTTGACTTCAGTAATGTACTGTATAGTTTCAAGCTTTATATTTGTCTTTGGGTTTTCGGTCATTTGGCCTAACTAAACTTATATATTTTCCGTGAATGTTTTCGTAGCAACACACATATCTCTTTTTGCCAGTATATTGTTATTGATTCCTGTAATCCTAccttcaaaaaatatatatatatatattaaatttttttttgttgtaataaTCCTGGACGATTTTATAACTTAAATGATAGCTCCAAATGTTCACTTACAAAATACGCTATGTTTTTTTTTAAGCGACGACCTTCAACAAGGCTAATGGTCTCCTTCAACAATTGGCAAAAGCCAAATTGGAGGTGTAGACCAATACATGGTAGAATTATTTGTTTTAGCCCAATGAGCTAACTCATGAGCCACAAAATTACAGATACGAGGttgaaaaacaaataaacacGCACCTTGACTAGAAGAGAAAAACTGAATATCCTTAAAAATAACATCCGTCATAGTATCTCCATCAAACAGGCCAACTGAAAATTGGTTGATAAGATTCTGAGCATCACTTTCAATAATGATATGAGTAAGCTTCTGCTCCACAGCTTTCTTCAAGGCTTCCCAAATAGCCctggcttcagcttcttcagcagactCTACTCCAAAAACTATGGAAGCACAAAAAGAGGCAGTATTTGAAAAGCCCCTCATCACATAGCCTGCACCATTGTTTCCAGAAACAGGATCATAAGCTCCATCAGTATTAAACTTAATCCAACGTGTAGGCGGGGGAATCCACTTATCATAGTAACCAAAAGAAACAGTATTGGAAATGATGGGACAAGGTTTCCTAGTTAAAA
Coding sequences within:
- the LOC113272753 gene encoding uncharacterized protein LOC113272753 yields the protein MYENGLATLKFWWGETLDPKDRKLWTLTFVNVPNIIQVFTWKAAGNALPARNVLHTRMPMLSVDCTRCNDPHESVFHALVLCPFASRVWFLSSFCVNTHFFNNKSFLDWMMFWLIDPISKLHERDQYLFVVILWSLWQSRNNLFFQNIKETHSTVLMRARAMLLTRKPCPIISNTVSFGYYDKWIPPPTRWIKFNTDGAYDPVSGNNGAGYVMRGFSNTASFCASIVFGVESAEEAEARAIWEALKKAVEQKLTHIIIESDAQNLINQFSVGLFDGDTMTDVIFKDIQFFSSSQGACLFVFQPRICNFVAHELAHWAKTNNSTMYWSTPPIWLLPIVEGDH